The window ATTTCAAACACacgaacaagaaaaaaaaaacatattcatgaaagaAACAATAGTTTGTTAAAAGGCCTCAATCAATAAAACTTAAATGTGTTTATACGTGATGCCTAAGATATACATTCATACCAGTAGTCATGATGGCAGAGCGGATGGCTGCAGGGCTCCAAGAAGGGTAGCGAGTTTTGAGAAGACCGGCAATGCCAGAGACATGAGGACAAGACATGGAGGTTCCTGAAACAGCATTGAACAGAAGACGTCGAGGATCAAACTTCTCGTTTGTTGGAGATACTGCTCCAGTGTAGGCAGCGATCACACTCACACCAGGAGCAGTAATATCCGGCTTCAGAATCTCAGGAGCCACCGAGCTAGGACCCTTAGACGAGAAGGCAGCCATTACGGGTGCTGGTTTTGTTCCCAAAACTGTCCTTGAAGGAGTAATATGCGCAATAGGCTTCCTACATACATAAACAAtgattgtttcttttattactTAAGACACAAGTTAGGTTTGAGTTAAGTGACTGAAGAATATAATCCTCTTACTTGGTTTGGCTGATATATCTTGACAGGGAAAGACTGTCCTTGAAACTGATCTGTGTGGCAGGGAGGACATGCGGATCAGCGGTTAGATCATTACCGGTGGCATTAGTGTTCTCGAGAACCATCCCTACACCACCAGCTAAAGCCACGGCTCGTCCCTTTTCCACTCTCCCGTTGATTCCTCTAAGACACACTAATATCTTCCCCTTTGCCTTTTGCGGGTCAAGCGATCCAATTTTGCACAATTGTCTGCATAAAGAGATGACACAAAGTCAACGATggtcataatattttttttaattaagcaaaaaaaaatttggaatgaGTTAACAACTTGAGCTTGTCTGAAAAAAAACTCACGCATCCGAAGCTGTAACGTTCTTAGCTTTTGCATCCGAAGCTGCTATTATTGGGTAGAACTTAGCATGTGGCAAAGATGATGGTGCCAAGCTTTGTCCCTAAAGCAATCAAGAATAATATTAAGGTCAAAGATTCAAGCTAAAATTCAAGAAAATGATTCAAGAACTTAACCTAACCTTGTAATGCTTTCCGTTACCAAGAATGAGATTACTAGCAAACTCGCGGTCCATGGTGCTAGCTCCAACGGTTATCTGCCACGGCGCAACGTTGGAAACCGTACTATCCGCCGGTCCAGAGTTCCCGGCGGAGCAGACGACAACGATCCCTTTCTTCGCGGCGTGAAACGACCCGATCGCTACGCTGTCTTTAAAAAACGAGGCTGGTTCGCCTCCAAGGGAGACAGAGATGACGTCGGCACCGTCGTGGATGGCGGCATCGAAAGCGGCGAGCACGTCGGCGTCGTAGCACTCGTTGCCTTTGACCGGTGGCCAACAGACTTTGTAGGCGGCGACTCTGGCACGTGGGGAGCCACCTTTAGCCGTGCCGTTGCCTTGGCCGAAGACGTTGGCTCCGGGGACGAAAGCTCCTCCGGCGGTGGAGAGAGTGTGGGAGCCATGGCCGTCGATATCGCGTGGAGAGTCGAAGGAGGAGTTGAGAGGTCCCACGGCAGCTGCGTAGCCCTTGTGGAAGTACCTTGCTCCGATAAGCTTCCTTTCATGCACAATTTTTATTCAGTCAAAGATGTCAGTAAAAAAATTCACTATTTTCTATATGCAATtacttttcttttgaaaaataaaataatatggtTTCTATAGGCAATTACACAACAATAATAGTTTAGTTTTTCCCTACATCTAAACATGTGTTTATTGATGAATTAACAGGCTACGAAATGcatttattaaaacttcattAATAATCATTGAGCAAACcaacattaataataaatttttagtttaacgttattgattatataaaaagtaaattaCCTAAAAATGTGATTGGTTTGAATAATTGTTTATTCATTTatcgaaacttttttttttaaaaactgtttGCAATTCAATTTGGTTTGTTTAGTTAGGCTTTGGGATTCTTTGGATGTTTACTTGTCTTTCTAAAACAATCATTCGAATTTTATTGCATAACATCTACATAGACATTATTTACGGTTAGTCAATGAAAGATAACAAAGATACTCTTCAAacttttaaaaagaaactaaactaagtaattttgttctttttggGATTCCATGTTTATCTTTCGCCGAGAAAAATAGATAGAAAGGTGTCAAAGAAAGTTAAGAGCAAGTGTCTagataaaaaagaaagattctACAACAGTCGGCAAAGTGAGTGACAGAAGAATATACAGAAACCCATCAAAAGTTCCTAAAAGGAGCTATATTATTTCCAGCCATAGTCAACTCAGTTATGTTTTGAATAGGGTGATCATATTTTGTTTGTATCTTATGATATAGTTactagtttacaaaaaaaaaaaaatcttatgatATAGTTACTTAACGTGAAAATGACAAAACACCATTTTGGAAGGATAaacatgtgtgtgtgtgtgagagagagagaaaagaaaccTGTTGCAATGGAAAGTGGCATCTTTCTGGTTTTGACATATTCCCTTCCATCTTGAAGGAATTGGTCCCAAGCCTTCATCACTAAAGCTCTTCGATTCCGGCCACACACCTTTTTTACCAGACAcaatcattttcaaaattatttgtttggaaaataaaatcaattataaCAGTATTTTCCGTTTACAAAAATAACTttgtctaaaatatataattttaataaactctGAAGTTCATTAATTAATAGTAACAACTTATAAACATACAATAATTATGTGTATTAAATTGGTATTAGTTTAAAGTTATTGATAATAGGTAACTACAGAAAATGATGTTTTTAtgatcaaattttattttatttttcttgtatgaaaaatctaaatacattTATTAGTATGAAACAAAAAGAGTGTTTTTTTAGAttccaaatttttatttataagtggaaatatttttaatgtctTGTGGTGTCTGATAATCACACAACCAAACAATTTAGATGTGGTATTACTAcggaaaattctatttttaccacaaatttgatatttcttttaaatttatcGTTAAATGAtaactatttttataaatattttaagttagtGATGAAACGAATtaaaagtattattttaaataatttataaatgtttaataattctttaataaaatactagattttgacccgcgcttagaaagcgcggatttttttttgaaattaaataaattcttcTTATATAAGAAATAATGTACAGGTTTGAGTACATTTACCCGAGTGCACTGAACCGTACAAAACTgggaaaaaaactcaaaattaaaCTGAATCTCATAAATAATCGAGCATAGGAAAAATAGAAACCAAAGTAAGGACCAAATgagtacttaaaattttaaaatacaaattatatacctattaaatataactaaaccattaaaaatttatactattaatagaattatatgtggtaatgatcacatttgaataatctatcatatattcatatggatttattgttagagtaattatataatagattatgagataataataaatgaattcatttaaactatgtaaagtatttatatagttagaaaaatataagttaagaccaaataaatagttaaatctAATGAAATAGTCCAACAActttgtttaagtagattttttaggagtgattcccttttaatagtatagataaattgaattattttcctAAATAATAATCACTAAAGCTGTGCTAGAgtattttgaataaatttttttttgaaaattactaTCTAACTTACGATATTTTAAGTGATTTCTCTATTATTATTCTTACGATAAAAAATAGCTTACATTAATTTTGCGAAGCGGTTATAATCATAAGGTTAATCTTTGTTGTCTATTATTCAAGTCAAACTATATGATTCAGTCATAAAGAATATTATTAGAGATAATTAAGAGACgctattttaccaaaaaaaaaattaagagacgcTAAAATTCTTGTTGAGAAAAGAGAATATGTATATTAATGAATATGCACATGCGCACATGCGTGAAATATAAATGGCGGATTGATTCTTGCTGACATCTAGAGATCTTGACCACTAGctaatgaataaataaataaatacagtATGTATATTTCTTGTAGTGCAAGTCAAATCCATGTTGAAATTGTGTAATTCTTAATTTTAAAGGAAGGTGCGTATCTTCCCCGAGACCGATCTCAAGGCTCCCAAAGTTGCAAAGGCTGGACCAATAGATTTAagacaattaaaaaataatttttaaaggagaagaggagaaaaCCTGTATCGAGATTTGCAATGATGGAGTCTTCTCCGAATCTGGCCTTTCTCCAAATGGAAGAGGAAGGAACGTACGAGTTGTGTTCCAAACCCATGAAATCCCATGATCTAGTCGTGTGAAGCTTCAAGGCTTTGTTTGGAAATACGGACACAACTTCCGGGTGTTCTTGAAAAATCAAGACAAAAGAAGTAGTAGAGTCACTCTcaatcataaatataaaaacggACACATACGCATAATGTATATTCAAGCCAAATACAGAGAATAGGCAAATAACGTTATGCTTTGGTTTTTAAGACCTTTGTTTAGTAAAAAAACAAGTTAAGGCTTCTTTCAATATTACTAGAAAGAAAAGCCAACGATCTAtacacaaaattttaatattgtgAGAGACCTCCCAAAAGAGTAGGACTGCAATGTGTATACTTACTGGAGATAGCTGATGCTAGGTCGTGGTCGAGATGAGCGGCAAAGCCGTTGATGTGCTTTGTGTATGAGTAGAAAATGGCATCTGTGGCAATCTCACGGCTGCTTTCCACAAAAATGAAGACTCACGTCAATTAAATGGAGGATGAATATTAAATAGTAACAAAATAGTGGGTTGTTCAAAAGACCTTCCAGTGAAGGAACCAAGAAAGTCGTAATGTGTTTCTCTGACTCGATCCATAGCATCTTGGGTTATAACTCCGACATGGGAATGACTTCCAAAGTACACCACATATGAGGACACCTGAAATCACATACACATCAAACATTGAAAAGAATGATTAATCGAGAAGTGTTTTGAATGCGAAATGAAATATTTGTTATGGTAAAGGAGTAATGAATGTACATCTTCAGATGCAAGGATGGGTTTCGAACCCaagtgaggaagaagaagaagaactagaAAGGGAAGAAACGATAAAAGATTTGTACGCTTCATTCTTctattcttcttcttgttgataCTCTCTCTGTATATTTGCTAGACTCTTTGTTTTGGTCGTGCTGTGAGTTGCTTCTTTAtagtgttattttttttttgaactgaaaaTTCTTTGTAGTGTTATTCCAGAGAAAATTccaattactttattaatatattatcagCTTTATATGAAAAGTAGTAATGTAATATATCGTTTTGTAGAACTTAATAAGAACGatgatgtaaaaaaatattttaataagaacGATATGCTTATCACTTCCAAAAGCGCTGCATAATATCATCTTGAATAACCACGTGTTAGTGATCCAGTGGTTAAACTCAATCTGAGAAGTCATAGATTCGAATATTGTTAGGAAGTGATTATGTTGAGGGACTTTCAGGTCCAATACGAAGAAACCTGCTAACGTGTGGTAACTGGTAAAATTTACATAGGGTAATCACCAGTTCTCCTGGATACCTCGACGGACTCCCAGGCTAAACTCTGATGGACGGTCATTGGCGCTAATCGGATCTTTTCGAGGTTCTAGATACCAGggtcatcaaaaaaaaaaaaaatcatctcgAAACAAGTGATTTTCTATGTAAACTATTGACTATATTCTTTATTAATTTTTCcagttatatatttttctttcagAAATTGATTTCCAGCATTAATTTGTTGCAGAAAAGGGGAAAGTTTAGGAAATAATGGTGGTTTTGGAGTAAAAATGATAAGATGCTCAAGTGGTCACATTGCGTCACAATAATGGAGTCGAGTCCCAATGATGCTATCTATATTCGGCAGCAAAAACTGATAAAAGTATTGTTTTTCTTTCCGACTGGTTGGTCCTAGTCTAATCATggattgttttgtctatatttCAACGATGAAAAGTATTTCTAAAACAAATTAGATCTTTATAATAAGGAAAATTGTATTAGACTACTAGATTGAACCTTTGAAAATTAGCATAAAAGGTAGTGAGATAGCACAACGATAGAAAATTACAAACTTTTTTAGGAGGAGAGTTAGTAGAAGAAACTATCAACTAACAAAAGTCATTCAActaaaattacaatttttttttgtcgtcaacAAACAGATTCATATAGACTCTGcgaattaaaattataatataagtaTTCAAATAACTGTATATAATGTTTTGAACTTTTGACCTTTCCGCAGACAATCAAAACTGTACAGTTTGAAATATGTAAAAACAAGGGACCCTAGAAACAATATATATCTTTCCTAAAATAAGACATGCTCGCTTTCCACCTCTGGACTCGGTGTTTACAGTGTTTAGAGGAAACGTAATGGGAGAAGGCACCAGATGACAATTTACAGTGTTTAGAGGGAACATAATAGGAGAAGGCACCAGAAATCTTGGTCGACAGCTGTTCAGGTTACTCGTTGCATTGATAGAACAATGCGTAACCGTATTTCTTCTCTTAAGTATGGAAGAGATCACAAGTTTGAAGAGCTTATGCGGAGATGGTTTGAAGTGACTCCTTAGTTTTCTTAATTGCTCCATAAAAATTCTTTTTGGCCTTATTAGTCTACATTCTTTTTATCaaactcatttttttttgtaaatgttactcttttgatcaataaatatgaaatttcatcaaaaaaaggACATGCTACCTACTTAAAACCAACagataaaaaaacatttcaaatatttgatccaaaaaaaaaacttttcaaatAAAGATCACTTGGTACTTATcaattaaaactaatataaatttttctcaaataattATTGGTTGGTATTTTAACTCCTCAGCTTATAACGCTACTAAAACTTAATAATCGTTACcaaatatatatcatttatttgGAAAATCAAGACTAACATATGTTTAAGATTTAATTCTAACAAAATAACTAATTCGTAACTAATTTGAATCtataccccccccccccccccccctcccccctccaaaaaaaaaatctttaaattgaAAGTCAAAGTTCTTCTTTTCAACCAAACTAAGactaacaataattttttgtaaaaaatttcTAATGACTAGTAATATTTTTAACCAAAAtgtatttcaaaatatacaagAAATTCTTGGGTATTTACTAGGGCTggacaaataaaccgaacccgaaaacccgaaccgaacccaatccgataaaaatgaatccgaaccgatccgaatccGACATAAaaaccgaatggatcttgttttatggtattttgggttatgggtattatccgaaccgaacccgaacctaaatggatacccgatagaacccgaaacattcaaaatttctaaaagaacttgtaccaaacatgatctcaattcctaatatgtattcaaaataaattgaacatctaaaataattatctattatatgAAGATTGATGGTTGAAGgttgaagtttttagatttgagttttgttttcattgaataatgtttttcatttcatgATAACTTGATTTTCGTTTCGTGCTTTCCTTTATTTGGATTTCTTTCGATcaataactatgtttacttttcacttgattttgaatgatcacatTTGATgtacctttctttttttttgaaacgattttatttatgttttggttacaaaataagtagaaatcaagtattttaaaaccaaagaaCCGATTTTAGTTACTTTTTGGTTACAAAGTAGATATAAATCATGTACATTTAAACCGAAGAatcgattgggacccgaacccgaaagtacatcgGGTtctaccggttctttgaagatttactaaacccgacccgaacccgacaGAAcacgaaccggtcccgaaccgaattttcatataacccgaatggggctgattttgataaacccgaaaaaccgaaacccgattggactaaaccgaaacccgattgggaccccgaatgcccaggcctagtaTTTACTACTTGTTTGAGCCTACTCGCAaccaaattttatttgaaagaaGAATTTTTTTCAGTTTGGATTTTTCTGGATTTGGATTCAGATTGATTTTTTTCCTAACAAcccttataatatatatcattttatattctaaatatacaatttaattaaataatattaattaaaacttTTGTGATTTATAGAATCAGAGgttaaaaactaacaaaaaattatttaggattttagtttttttagttgaGAGATTTTTAGCCAATCATTTTTAGTTAATTGCATTTTCATTATACTATTTTTCTCAACAACATAAACAAGCGGAAAATTAATCAAGAAATTTTGTATGAATTTTTAATGAATGATTCTTTTATCCCAACTATCTTTAACTGAGAGACTTTTAATTAAGAACACTATTTTTACGGATAATCATGCTAAAATTATAGTTTAtcaagtaaataaaatattactataACAAATCATACTTCTTAAACATGCATTATTataatgaaaaaattaaaaatataaaatttgactaaataactataaaatttgACTAAAATATCCATATGcctgaaaaataaaatgattccTCATTTTTAATCATTCTATTTAAAGTTCTCTTTAAATTATATTCCAGTTTACATTTGGAGACCTTTAATTTCACCTTGCAATATATCTTCTAAAATGTGTGAAAGCATGTAGAATCCCTTCAGAGCTGTCTACACAGAAAATGAGCTGTTGGATGGAACAAGaagatactccctccgttttataATGTAAGTAGTTTTAGCTAAAagcacaaagattaagaaaattattatgttttaaaaagtattgtaTATTAAATAGGTTAGATATAACTTAACCAAtcaaaaataagtttatttaatttgattggtcacACTATATTCAATAAATGTAAAAGTTACCTAGAAATATGAAAACtacttacattttgaaacaaaaaattttccctaaaactacttacaatatgaaacggagggagtatatatttAGGAATATGGGCTGAGCTCTTGGAACATCCTCTGAATTTTTAATAAGTATCCGTGAGATTCAAGAATGTATTGCTAATAAATCTACGCCGGATATAGAGAAATAAGAAAaagcttttttcttcttctctttttaatCTTGAGAatacaagttttgttttttttcaaaaaaaaaaaaaaagagaatacaaGTTTTGTCTAAGACTATAATCAGATGTAACATGTATGTATGTCCAATGACGTGTGTTTAATATAACAACTTATAAGATTTTAACTGATTTATTAGATGTATGTATGttgtcaaaaacaaaaaaaaaactgattttgtttaaaaaaaaataaatatagacaTATCAGAAATATCATAATTATGcagtaaaaatatattacgcatttgcatattaatatttttctttttaattaaagaAACCTTAGAAACTGTCATAAGTTTACAAATGTTATCGAAAGGCTATAACTCTAAAAACTATATTCAAATCATATTCTTAACAAGAAAAAGAGATAGAAGAATCTAAATCCGGTAAGGTTGAACTGCACACGCGAACATGAAGATAACGTAATGGACCAATGATAGAATGACAAATTAGACAACATCCTTGGTTTCATATGATTCCCAAATGGACCCATTCCCTACTTTTATCCATGTCTTTGAATGCATCTTTGCTAGTTGCTACCAATATTTACATACGCGTGCGTGCGTGGAGGCTACTTTACTTGTTTTGGATGCTAACTAGCTAGTAAAGGTAATTGAAAACTTGAGATCCCAAAATCAACGTTTTAATGTGGCACCACCACACCTTCTTTAATTTACGACGCTCGTATCATCCATGAATTGGTTTAAGTCGTTCAAACTTACATATTTTTATTGCTATATCGATTAAAATCCTTTGGATGAGATACCATACATTTTCATGGTGACAACTATAATCTAGAAATGTAGATTAGATGCAAGCATTGGATCGTTATCTCAAAATTACTTAACTAAACGTTCTGAGTGTATAGAATTACTCCGACGGGCATTTGACATACACATTAAAACGCATTTGTATGTTTTAAATTGAAAGGAAGTCACAAAACTTCACTAACTAGACCAATAGAATTCAGTTGTCTGTACAGAGAAGAAAGGAAAACTAAGTTCATTGGTCCTTTTTCTAGAGTTTTTGGTAAGGCTATTATTGAAATTAttgacatgaaaaaaaaaattattgacatgaaaaaaatacaaacgtGTGGAATACAAAAATAGCTTTTATGAATAGTCCTGtaattgctgacaaaaaaaagaatagtcCTGTCAGATAGACATAATAATCAAGGACTAATAAAAGTACACAAAGCCACATTTAGCAGACTATGTAAGGCCACGTATGAGTTAGAAGGTAGCCTACACAAGCGGTTTTGCAAGCGTATTAGTTTATCAACATTGGATACAATACAGGAAAGACGCAAAACGGACCACAACTTGTATTTAGCTATTCATTGCTTAAAATGCTCCCTAATTCATTATGCCCTCTTCACTCCTCAATATACTTCCTAGCCATCCCTAACTTTACTGTTATGGTTCTCTTAATACTGTCATGGCATATTTTAGGTATTTTTTTCTATCTTGATGGATATATTTGTGGCAAGTCATGTT of the Brassica rapa cultivar Chiifu-401-42 chromosome A03, CAAS_Brap_v3.01, whole genome shotgun sequence genome contains:
- the LOC103860293 gene encoding subtilisin-like protease SBT5.3 yields the protein MKRTNLLSFLPFLVLLLLPHLGSKPILASEDVSSYVVYFGSHSHVGVITQDAMDRVRETHYDFLGSFTGSREIATDAIFYSYTKHINGFAAHLDHDLASAISKHPEVVSVFPNKALKLHTTRSWDFMGLEHNSYVPSSSIWRKARFGEDSIIANLDTGVWPESKSFSDEGLGPIPSRWKGICQNQKDATFHCNRKLIGARYFHKGYAAAVGPLNSSFDSPRDIDGHGSHTLSTAGGAFVPGANVFGQGNGTAKGGSPRARVAAYKVCWPPVKGNECYDADVLAAFDAAIHDGADVISVSLGGEPASFFKDSVAIGSFHAAKKGIVVVCSAGNSGPADSTVSNVAPWQITVGASTMDREFASNLILGNGKHYKGQSLAPSSLPHAKFYPIIAASDAKAKNVTASDAQLCKIGSLDPQKAKGKILVCLRGINGRVEKGRAVALAGGVGMVLENTNATGNDLTADPHVLPATQISFKDSLSLSRYISQTKKPIAHITPSRTVLGTKPAPVMAAFSSKGPSSVAPEILKPDITAPGVSVIAAYTGAVSPTNEKFDPRRLLFNAVSGTSMSCPHVSGIAGLLKTRYPSWSPAAIRSAIMTTATTMDDIPGPILNSTYMKATPFSFGAGHVRPNLAVNPGLVYDSGIKDYLNFLCSLGYNASQISVFSGKNFACSSRKASLYNLNYPSITVPNLSSSKVTVSRTVKNVGRPSTYTVRVNNPEGVSVAVKPTSLNFTKVGEQKTFKVTIAKRKGKVAKGYVFGDLVWSDKKHRVRSPIVVKL